The DNA window GAGCGGTCAGCTCCGCAATGCCGACAGCACCCGCTCGGGGTGACGGCAGCTCACCAGCCAATACGGCGTCGGATCGTCCGGGTCGTCGAGTACCACCAGGACCATCGGCCCCACCCATGCCCGGTGCACCACGTACGCCGCCGGGTCGAGTTGGCGGCCCAGGGCGGCGGACTTGGCCGAGGGCGCTATCTCAGCGGAGCGGGCGATCACGGTGACCGGCAGATGCGCCTGGCCGGCCCACAGCTGCACTTCGCCCGGAGCGGCGGGGTCGGCTGTCACCCGTATCTCGATGCGGCCCAGCCACAGCAACGCCGCGGCCGCCACGGCGAACAGCGTCGCGTACGGCCACCAGGACGACTGGCGGGTGACGCCCATGTTGAACTCGAAAGCGATGATGCCCGCGAGCGCGAACGCCGGTGCCCACCACCACCACGGAACCCACAATCGTTCGCGATACCGCACGTTGTGCGGCGCGACGCGCGTATCGGACACGCAGTCAAGGGTAGTCTGTGGCCCCGTGTCGACCAGTCTGGCCATCGTCCGCCTTGACCCCGAACTTCCGCTGCCCAGCCGCGCCCACGAAGGCGACGCCGGGATCGATCTTTACAGCGCCGAAGACGTCAAATTGGAACCGGGTCGGCGCGCCCTGGTGCGGACGGGGGTGGCGGTCGCCATCCCGTTCGGGATGGTCGGCCTGGTGCATCCCCGGTCGGGACTGGCTGCGCGCGTTGGACTTTCGATCGTCAACAGTCCGGGTACCATCGACGCGGGCTATCGCGGCGAGATCAAGGTCGCGCTGATCAACTTGGACCCGACCGAGCCGATCGTGGTGCACCGGGGCGATCGCATCGCCCAGTTGCTGGTGCAGCGGGTCGAATTGGTCGAGCTGGTCGAGGTGTCGTCGTTCGACGAGGCCGGGCTGGCCGAAACATCCCGTGGCGACGGTGGTCACGGTTCCTCCGGCGGACATGCGAGTTTGTAATGGCATTCGGTAAACGCACACGCAAAGACGACAACGAAAACGCCCCCCGCGGGTCTGCGGGCGTCGACACTCCGGCGGCGGACGAGGCGGCGGCCCTCGACGCCGACGAGCAGGCGCCCGAAGGGCTCGAGGGCCCGTTCGACATCGAGGACTTCGACGACCCCGCCGTCGCGGAGTTGGCCCGGCTCGACCTGGGCTCGGTGCTGATTCCCATGCCGGAGGCCGGCCAGCTGCAGGTCGAGCTGACCGAAACCGGTGTGCCGAGCGCGGTCTGGGTCGTCACGCCTAACGGGCGTTTCACCATCGCCGCCTACGCCGCGCCCAAGACGGGCGGCCTGTGGCGCGAGGTGGCCGGCGAGCTCGCCGAGTCGCTGCGCAACGACTCGGCCCAGGTCAGCATCAAGGACGGCCCGTGGGGTCGCGAAGTGGTGGGTACCGCCACCGGCGTGGTGCGCTTCATCGGCGTGGACGGCTACCGCTGGATGATCCGCTGCGTCATCAACGGTCCGCACGAGACCATGGAAGTTCTCGAGCAGGAGGCGCGAGCGGCCTTGGCGGACACCGTGGTTCGGCGCGGTGACACACCGCTTCCGGTGCGGACTCCGCTGTCCGTGCAGCTGCCCGAGCCGATGGCGCAGCAGCTGCGCGAAGCCGCCGCGGCGCAGCAGGCCCCCCAGCAGGGCGACGGCCAGCAGGCCGAGGGGCAACAGACACCGCCCGGCGAGCCGGCCGCGCGCCGCAGCGTCGATGGGTCGGCCATGCAGCAGCTCCGCACCACCACCGGCGGCTGAGCCGGCTACAGGTCGGCCAGCGCGCTCAGGCAGGCCGCACCCAGGGCGGCGGGATCCGCCCCGATCTGCTCCAGCGTCACGGTGCGCAGCGCCGCGCGCGGCGCGGCGGCGACCCAGTCGACCCCGGCCTGCAACGGGTGGATCGGGTCGTCGACCGCGGACGCCACCCCCAGCGGCGCGGCCAGGCCG is part of the Mycobacterium mantenii genome and encodes:
- the dut gene encoding dUTP diphosphatase: MSTSLAIVRLDPELPLPSRAHEGDAGIDLYSAEDVKLEPGRRALVRTGVAVAIPFGMVGLVHPRSGLAARVGLSIVNSPGTIDAGYRGEIKVALINLDPTEPIVVHRGDRIAQLLVQRVELVELVEVSSFDEAGLAETSRGDGGHGSSGGHASL
- a CDS encoding DUF3093 domain-containing protein; amino-acid sequence: MSDTRVAPHNVRYRERLWVPWWWWAPAFALAGIIAFEFNMGVTRQSSWWPYATLFAVAAAALLWLGRIEIRVTADPAAPGEVQLWAGQAHLPVTVIARSAEIAPSAKSAALGRQLDPAAYVVHRAWVGPMVLVVLDDPDDPTPYWLVSCRHPERVLSALRS
- a CDS encoding DUF3710 domain-containing protein — protein: MAFGKRTRKDDNENAPRGSAGVDTPAADEAAALDADEQAPEGLEGPFDIEDFDDPAVAELARLDLGSVLIPMPEAGQLQVELTETGVPSAVWVVTPNGRFTIAAYAAPKTGGLWREVAGELAESLRNDSAQVSIKDGPWGREVVGTATGVVRFIGVDGYRWMIRCVINGPHETMEVLEQEARAALADTVVRRGDTPLPVRTPLSVQLPEPMAQQLREAAAAQQAPQQGDGQQAEGQQTPPGEPAARRSVDGSAMQQLRTTTGG